From the Euphorbia lathyris chromosome 6, ddEupLath1.1, whole genome shotgun sequence genome, one window contains:
- the LOC136232118 gene encoding glutamate receptor 2.9-like: protein MTKCSKVKPHHHHQLPFPIIIISRFCLVHLLFISFFLFLPYGAKSITSNEQQLTKIGAIIDFNSRIGHEIKIAMELALLNFNNELGNHKISLHFQNHQTNILQTAKSAERLIKETRVKAIIGMERWEEAALVAEIGSQAEIPVLSLSAPAITPPLASSRWPFLVTMASNDSDQMRCIADLNRAYNWRRVVTVHEDYSYGGDYGELTLLSQALQEVGSEIEHRIVLPPFSSLSNPKQAVRDELAKLEQVQSRVFIVLQTSLPLVIHLFTEAKEMGFVGEDTVWLLKDTVTGFLDSFDTSVIYSMEGALGIKSYYSETSTDYRSFYSQFRRNFRSKYPEEDNSEPGFYALRAYDSIATISKAVQRMLSSSSPESLLNHIISSDFSGLSGEIGFKEGKLLNSPELRIVNVVGKKYKEIDFWSPSSGFMNADGPDSIGLRGPVNWPGDLKRVPKGWAMPSDAKPMIIGVPGRTSFEKFVKVVNASEGRYDGFCIQLFYKVLEILDYNLSYKFVPYNGTYNDLVHNMYNKTYDAIVGDITILAERSERMEFTQPYAESGLSMIVPVKSEESAWMFMKPFTWEMWVVTGSILIYTMCIVWFLEHQTNPEFRGPLKNQIGTAVLFTFSSLFFAHREKIYSNLTRFVLVVWLFVVLILNSSYTASLTSMLTIQRLQPNVTDIDWLKRNNLPVGCDGDSFVRNYLENVLGFKPENIRNVISEYDYTGLFQERRIYAAFLELPYQKVFNSHYCKQYIATAATYRFGGLGFVFQKGSPIAADFSKAILELSEDGKLKNLEEKWFHPSSECEENTTGDRTESLRLKSFMGLFLISAATSTICFLIFLIRLFNNFWHHQKEEENTSMWKRTITLAKYFYHGKTSILGRAPDIHEWNTPRSESSCSSMNLEENIPSYSVADIEVVNIPENLSSDDSTGSTLIDIHIPDSGHS from the exons ATGACGAAATGCTCTAAAGTGAAAccccatcatcatcatcaactgCCTTTCCCCATCATAATAATTTCAAGATTCTGTCTTGTTCATCTtttattcatctctttcttcctcttccttcccTATGGAGCCAAATCCATCACTTCTAATGAACAACAACTCACCAAAATTGGTGCAATCATTGATTTCAATTCAAGAATTGGCCATGAAATCAAAATTGCTATGGAATTAGCACTTCTCAACTTCAACAATGAGTTAGGAAATCACAAGATATCCCTTCATTTTCAAAATCACCAAACCAACATCCTCCAAACTGCTAAATCTG CTGAAAGATTGATTAAGGAGACAAGAGTGAAAGCAATCATTGGAATGGAGAGATGGGAAGAAGCAGCTTTAGTTGCAGAGATTGGAAGCCAAGCTGAAATTCCAGTTCTCTCACTTTCAGCACCAGCAATAACACCGCCATTAGCATCATCTCGTTGGCCATTCTTGGTAACCATGGCTTCCAATGATTCAGACCAAATGAGATGCATTGCGGACCTTAATCGTGCTTACAATTGGAGGAGAGTTGTTACAGTTCATGAAGATTATAGCTATGGCGGCGATTATGGAGAATTAACACTTTTATCTCAAGCTCTACAGGAAGTCGGATCGGAAATTGAGCACAGAATAGTTCTTCCGCCATTTTCTTCACTATCTAATCCCAAACAAGCTGTCAGAGATGAATTAGCAAAGCTAGAACAAGTGCAATCTCGGGTTTTTATAGTTCTTCAAACATCATTGCCATTGGTGATCCATTTGTTTACAGAAGCTAAGGAAATGGGATTTGTAGGGGAAGATACAGTGTGGCTATTGAAAGATACTGTTACAGGTTTTCTAGATTCGTTTGATACTTCTGTAATTTACTCAATGGAAGGTGCTCTTGGAATCAAGAGTTATTATTCTGAAACCAGTACTGATTACAGAAGTTTCTATTCACAATTCAGGCGGAATTTCCGGTCTAAGTATCCTGAAGAAGATAATTCTGAGCCCGGATTTTATGCTCTCCGAGCATATGACAGCATTGCTACTATCTCTAAGGCCGTCCAGAGAATGTTGTCTAGCAGCAGTCCAGAATCATTGTTGAATCATATAATTTCAAGTGATTTCAGTGGTTTAAGTGGTGAAATAGGCTTTAAAGAAGGGAAGCTATTGAATAGTCCTGAACTCAGAATAGTGAATGTAGTTGGAAAGAAGTATAAAGAGATAGACTTCTGGTCGCCCAGTTCCGGATTCATGAATGCAGATGGACCTGATTCCATTGGACTGCGAGGTCCTGTGAATTGGCCTGGGGATCTAAAGCGAGTTCCGAAAGGTTGGGCAATGCCTTCTGATGCGAAACCAATGATTATTGGTGTTCCGGGGAGAACCTCTTTTGAGAAATTTGTGAAAGTTGTGAATGCAAGTGAGGGCAGATATGATGGTTTTTGCATTCAACTTTTCTATAAGGTGTTAGAGATTTTGGATTATAACTTATCTTATAAATTTGTACCTTACAATGGCACCTATAATGACCTGGTCCATAATATGTATAACAAG ACTTATGATGCAATTGTGGGAGATATAACAATATTGGCAGAGAGATCAGAGAGAATGGAATTCACACAACCTTATGCAGAATCAGGATTGTCAATGATAGTTCCTGTGAAGTCGGAAGAGTCGGCTTGGATGTTTATGAAGCCTTTCACTTGGGAAATGTGGGTCGTTACAGGTTCCATCTTGATCTACACAATGTGCATAGTTTGGTTCCTGGAACACCAAACCAATCCTGAATTTAGAGGTCCTTTGAAGAATCAGATTGGAACAGCAGTCTTGTTCACTTTCTCTTCTCTATTCTTTGCTCATA GAGAGAAAATTTACAGCAATTTAACTCGGTTTGTACTTGTAGTGTGGCTATTTGTTGTGTTGATCTTGAATTCAAGCTATACTGCAAGTCTAACTTCAATGCTAACAATCCAACGGCTACAACCTAATGTTACCGATATTGATTGGTTAAAACGAAACAATCTACCAGTCGGATGTGATGGCGATTCGTTTGTAAGAAATTACTTGGAGAATGTGCTGGGATTCAAACCAGAGAACATACGAAATGTTATTAGTGAATATGATTATACTGGACTATTTCAAGAGAGAAGAATTTATGCTGCCTTTCTTGAACTCCCCTATCAGAAAGTTTTCAATAGTCATTACTGCAAGCAATATATTGCAACCGCAGCCACATATAGATTTGGAGGATTAGGCTTT GTATTTCAGAAAGGATCCCCAATTGCAGCAGATTTTTCCAAGGCCATACTGGAGCTATCAGAAGATGGGAAGCTAAAAAACTTGGAAGAAAAATGGTTTCATCCATCATCAGAATGTGAAGAGAATACCACTGGTGACAGAACTGAAAGCTTGAGGCTGAAAAGTTTCATGGGGCTCTTCCTTATATCCGCGGCTACTTCTACAATTTGCTttctaatttttctaattcgttTGTTCAACAACTTTTGGCATCatcagaaggaagaagaaaatacgAGTATGTGGAAGAGGACAATAACTCTAGCAAAATATTTTTACCATGGAAAGACTTCAATTCTAGGAAGAGCTCCTGATATCCATGAATGGAACACTCCAAGATCGGAATCCTCCTGTTCTTCCATGAATCTTGAGGAGaatattccatcttattctGTAGCTGATATTGAAGTTGTGAATATTCCTGAGAATCTTTCTAGTGATGATTCTACAGGTTCAACACTTATAGATATTCATATTCCAGATTCTGGTCATTCATAA